A window of the Bacteroides thetaiotaomicron VPI-5482 genome harbors these coding sequences:
- a CDS encoding LptF/LptG family permease, whose translation MLRIKKLDIFIVKSFLMLFIGTFFICLFIFMMQFLWRYVDELVGKGLDMSVIAQFFFYSALTLVPISLPLAILLASLITFGNFGERYELLAMKAAGISLLKIMRPLAFFVCGLVAVSFYFQNVVGPIAQTKLYTLIISMKQKSPELDIPEGVFYSEIPDYNLKIAKKNRKTGMMYDVLIYNLKDGFENAHIIYADSGRMEMTADKQHLWLHLYSGDLFENLRSQSMKSQNVPYRREEFREKHTIIEFDSDFNMADASIMSNTSAAKDMSMLQASIDSMKMVGDSIGRQYYREVSEGNFRSTYGLTKEDTVKIMEANITEYNIDSLYEVAPLMQKQKVISSAASRAENLSSDINFKSYTMGSHDYSMRKHEIEWHKKITISLSCLLFFFIGAPLGGIIRKGGLGMPVIVSVMVFIIYYIIDNTGYKMARDGRWVVWMGVWTSSAVLAPLGAFLTYKSNKDSVVLNADAYINWFKKIVGIRNIRHLFKKEVVIHDPDYTRIPGDLQVLTDECKEYIAKNRLMKAPNYFKLWMSGEKDDEMISINEKLETLIEEMSNTKSVTLLNTLNNYPIISVSAHIRPFHTYWLNLAAGVIFPIGLFFYFRIWAFRVRLAKDMERIIKNNEQIQFIIQNINK comes from the coding sequence ATGCTACGCATAAAGAAATTAGATATATTTATCGTAAAGAGCTTCCTGATGCTCTTTATAGGTACATTCTTCATCTGTCTCTTCATCTTCATGATGCAGTTTTTGTGGAGATATGTAGACGAGTTAGTCGGAAAGGGATTGGATATGAGTGTGATAGCTCAGTTCTTCTTTTATTCCGCATTGACACTGGTTCCAATATCGTTGCCGTTGGCAATATTGCTGGCTTCTTTAATAACCTTCGGCAACTTTGGCGAACGTTACGAGTTGCTCGCAATGAAAGCTGCGGGTATATCCTTGCTTAAAATTATGCGCCCGCTGGCTTTCTTTGTCTGTGGTTTGGTTGCTGTCTCTTTTTATTTCCAGAATGTCGTGGGGCCTATTGCTCAGACGAAACTATACACACTGATTATTTCGATGAAACAAAAGTCTCCGGAATTGGATATCCCGGAGGGGGTGTTTTATTCGGAAATACCGGATTATAACCTGAAGATAGCCAAGAAGAACCGGAAGACAGGTATGATGTATGATGTGCTGATTTATAATCTGAAAGATGGATTTGAGAACGCACATATTATTTATGCAGATTCCGGACGGATGGAAATGACTGCAGACAAGCAGCATCTCTGGCTGCATTTGTACAGTGGTGATTTATTTGAAAACCTGAGATCACAGAGTATGAAATCTCAGAATGTACCGTATCGTCGGGAAGAATTCCGGGAAAAACATACGATTATTGAGTTTGACTCAGACTTTAATATGGCGGATGCCAGTATTATGAGTAATACATCTGCTGCCAAAGATATGTCGATGCTGCAAGCCTCCATCGACTCAATGAAAATGGTGGGTGATAGTATCGGAAGACAATATTACCGGGAAGTTTCTGAAGGGAATTTCCGTAGCACCTATGGATTGACAAAGGAGGATACGGTCAAGATTATGGAGGCGAATATTACTGAATATAATATCGACAGTCTCTATGAGGTAGCTCCTTTGATGCAGAAGCAGAAGGTGATTTCATCCGCTGCAAGTCGTGCGGAAAACCTGAGCAGTGATATAAACTTCAAGAGTTACACGATGGGTAGCCATGATTATAGTATGCGGAAGCATGAGATAGAGTGGCATAAAAAGATCACTATTTCACTTTCCTGCCTGCTGTTCTTCTTCATTGGTGCCCCATTGGGCGGAATTATCCGTAAAGGAGGACTCGGTATGCCGGTCATCGTTTCGGTGATGGTATTCATCATTTATTATATCATAGATAATACAGGCTATAAGATGGCACGTGACGGCAGATGGGTCGTATGGATGGGAGTGTGGACCAGTAGTGCCGTGCTTGCCCCGTTAGGTGCTTTCCTGACTTACAAATCAAATAAAGACTCTGTAGTGCTCAATGCCGATGCGTATATCAATTGGTTTAAGAAGATTGTCGGTATCCGTAACATACGCCATTTATTCAAGAAAGAGGTGGTGATTCACGATCCGGATTATACTCGCATACCGGGTGATTTGCAGGTGCTTACTGACGAGTGCAAAGAGTATATAGCTAAAAATCGCCTGATGAAAGCCCCGAATTATTTTAAGTTGTGGATGTCGGGCGAGAAGGATGATGAGATGATATCTATCAATGAAAAGTTGGAGACACTCATAGAGGAGATGTCCAATACGAAGTCTGTGACTTTGCTGAACACATTAAACAATTATCCGATTATTTCCGTTTCTGCTCATATACGCCCGTTCCACACCTATTGGCTGAATCTGGCTGCCGGGGTTATTTTCCCTATAGGATTATTCTTTTATTTCCGTATCTGGGCATTCCGTGTCCGGTTGGCGAAAGATATGGAACGGATAATAAAAAACAATGAACAAATTCAATTCATCATACAGAATATTAATAAATAA
- a CDS encoding START-like domain-containing protein, giving the protein MKKEKIHLEYLLNATSKNILWAAISTPTGLEDWFADKVVSDDKIVEFHWGKTEQRNAEIIAIRSFSFIRFRWQDDENERDYFEIKMTYNELTSDYVLEITDFAEADEVADMKELWESQVAKLRRTCGF; this is encoded by the coding sequence ATGAAAAAAGAAAAAATTCATTTGGAGTATTTGTTGAACGCAACATCTAAAAATATTCTTTGGGCAGCTATTAGCACACCGACCGGGCTGGAGGACTGGTTTGCTGATAAAGTAGTATCTGATGATAAAATCGTAGAATTCCATTGGGGGAAGACTGAACAAAGAAATGCCGAGATTATTGCGATCCGTTCTTTCTCATTTATTCGCTTTCGTTGGCAGGATGACGAAAATGAACGCGATTACTTTGAAATCAAAATGACTTATAATGAGCTGACAAGTGACTATGTATTAGAAATTACAGACTTCGCAGAGGCGGACGAAGTTGCTGACATGAAAGAATTGTGGGAGTCGCAAGTGGCGAAATTGAGAAGAACGTGTGGTTTTTAG
- the guaA gene encoding glutamine-hydrolyzing GMP synthase — translation MKQDMIVILDLGSHENTVLARAIRALGVYSEIYPHDITVEELKALPNVKGIIINGGLNNVIDGVAIDVNPSIYTMGIPVMAAGHDKATCAVKLPAFTDDIEAIKAAIKSFVFDTCQAEANWNMANFVNDQIELIRRQVGDKKVLLALSGGVDSSVVAALLLKAIGENLVCVHVNHGLMRKGESEDVVEVFSNQLKANLVYVDVTDRFLDKLAGVEDPEQKRKIIGGEFIRVFEEEARKLDGIDFLGQGTIYPDIVESGTKTAKMVKSHHNVGGLPEDLKFQLVEPLRQLFKDEVRACGLELGLPYEMVYRQPFPGPGLGVRCLGAITRDRLEAVRESDAILREEFQIAGLDKKVWQYFTVVPDFKSVGVRDNARSFDWPVIIRAVNTVDAMTATIEPVDWPILMKITDRILKEVKNVNRVCYDMSPKPNATIEWE, via the coding sequence ATGAAACAGGACATGATTGTTATCCTTGACTTGGGTAGTCACGAGAATACGGTATTGGCGCGCGCCATCCGTGCATTAGGAGTTTATAGTGAGATTTATCCTCACGACATCACAGTAGAAGAACTGAAAGCATTGCCCAACGTAAAGGGTATTATTATCAATGGTGGACTGAACAACGTGATCGACGGTGTTGCTATTGACGTGAATCCGTCTATTTATACGATGGGGATTCCTGTTATGGCTGCCGGTCACGATAAAGCGACTTGCGCAGTGAAGCTTCCGGCATTTACAGATGATATCGAGGCTATTAAGGCTGCTATAAAGTCTTTCGTATTTGATACTTGTCAGGCTGAAGCTAACTGGAATATGGCGAACTTTGTCAATGACCAGATCGAGCTGATCAGACGTCAGGTGGGTGATAAGAAAGTATTGCTGGCATTGTCGGGTGGTGTTGACAGCTCAGTGGTAGCTGCTTTACTTTTGAAGGCAATCGGTGAAAATTTGGTATGCGTGCACGTAAATCACGGCTTGATGCGTAAAGGTGAGTCTGAAGATGTTGTTGAAGTATTCAGCAACCAATTGAAAGCAAATCTGGTTTATGTAGATGTAACAGACCGCTTCCTGGATAAATTGGCAGGTGTGGAAGATCCCGAACAGAAACGTAAGATTATCGGTGGTGAGTTTATCCGTGTGTTCGAAGAAGAAGCACGTAAACTGGATGGTATCGATTTCTTAGGTCAGGGTACTATTTATCCGGATATTGTAGAGAGCGGAACGAAGACTGCCAAGATGGTGAAATCTCATCATAATGTAGGCGGTCTGCCTGAAGATCTTAAGTTCCAGCTTGTAGAGCCCTTGCGCCAGTTGTTCAAGGATGAAGTGCGTGCTTGTGGTCTGGAGTTGGGGTTGCCTTATGAGATGGTTTACCGTCAGCCGTTCCCCGGTCCTGGTTTAGGTGTACGTTGTCTGGGTGCTATCACACGCGATCGTCTGGAAGCAGTACGTGAGTCTGACGCCATTTTGCGTGAAGAATTCCAGATTGCCGGCCTGGATAAAAAGGTATGGCAATACTTTACCGTAGTGCCTGACTTTAAATCTGTTGGTGTACGCGATAATGCCCGTTCTTTCGATTGGCCGGTGATTATCCGCGCTGTCAATACGGTAGATGCTATGACAGCTACTATTGAACCGGTAGACTGGCCTATCCTGATGAAAATCACAGACCGTATTCTGAAAGAAGTGAAGAATGTGAATCGTGTTTGCTATGATATGTCGCCGAAACCTAATGCGACTATTGAATGGGAATAA
- a CDS encoding HAMP domain-containing sensor histidine kinase translates to MNIKTKLILGIGMLAGMIILLVTLSVVNLQLLTATEPDSPAAMPALERALLWISVTGGICILTGLTLLYWLPRTISKPIKELKQGILEIANHNYEERLDMRNNQEFREVAESFNRMAERLAEYRASTLADILSAKKFIEAIVNSIDDPIIGLNMDREILFINEEALNVLNLKRGNVIRKSAEELSLKNDLLRRLIRELVTPGDQKEPLKIYADDKESYFKASYIPIINTDAGKDEPSKLGDVILLKNITEFKELDSAKTTFISTISHELKTPIAAIMMSLQLLEDKRVGELNDEQEQLSKSIKENSERLLSITGELLNMTQVEAGKLQLMPKITKPIELIEYAIKANQVQADKFNIQIEVEYPEEKIGKLFVDSEKIAWVLTNLLSNAIRYSKENGRVVIGARQEGDMIDLYVQDFGKGIDPRYHKSIFDRYFRVPGTKVQGSGLGLSISRDFVEAHGGTLTVESELGKGSRFVMRLKA, encoded by the coding sequence ATGAATATTAAAACAAAACTGATTCTCGGCATCGGGATGCTGGCGGGAATGATTATTTTGCTGGTAACACTTTCTGTTGTGAACCTTCAGCTGCTGACTGCCACAGAACCTGATAGCCCTGCCGCTATGCCGGCATTGGAACGCGCTCTGTTGTGGATTTCCGTTACCGGCGGTATTTGTATATTGACCGGATTGACATTGCTGTATTGGTTGCCCCGAACAATCAGTAAACCCATCAAGGAACTGAAACAAGGGATTCTTGAAATAGCCAATCATAATTATGAAGAACGGCTGGATATGAGAAATAATCAGGAGTTTCGGGAAGTCGCCGAGAGTTTCAACCGTATGGCGGAACGTCTGGCCGAGTATCGGGCAAGTACGTTAGCAGATATTCTTTCTGCCAAGAAATTCATTGAGGCCATCGTGAACAGTATCGACGATCCGATAATCGGTCTGAATATGGATCGTGAGATTTTGTTTATTAATGAGGAAGCACTGAACGTGCTGAATCTGAAAAGAGGTAATGTCATACGTAAATCTGCGGAAGAATTGTCTTTGAAGAATGATCTGCTTCGCCGGCTGATTCGTGAACTGGTGACGCCGGGAGATCAGAAAGAGCCGTTAAAGATATATGCCGATGATAAAGAGAGTTATTTCAAGGCTTCCTATATTCCTATCATAAATACGGATGCAGGGAAGGATGAACCCAGCAAATTAGGGGATGTCATTCTGCTGAAGAATATAACGGAATTCAAGGAACTGGATTCTGCCAAGACTACATTTATTTCGACCATTTCACACGAATTGAAAACTCCGATTGCGGCTATCATGATGAGTCTGCAGCTATTGGAAGATAAACGTGTCGGTGAGCTGAATGATGAACAGGAACAGTTGTCCAAAAGCATCAAGGAAAATAGCGAACGCCTGTTGAGCATTACGGGCGAATTGCTGAATATGACTCAGGTAGAGGCAGGCAAGCTGCAATTAATGCCGAAGATAACGAAGCCCATTGAACTGATAGAATATGCGATTAAAGCTAATCAGGTACAAGCGGATAAGTTCAATATCCAGATAGAAGTAGAGTACCCGGAAGAGAAAATCGGCAAGCTCTTTGTCGATAGTGAAAAGATAGCTTGGGTATTGACTAATTTGCTCAGCAATGCGATCCGTTATTCTAAAGAAAACGGGCGTGTCGTGATTGGCGCCAGGCAGGAAGGAGATATGATCGACCTGTACGTTCAGGATTTCGGTAAAGGCATCGATCCCCGTTACCACAAGAGTATTTTCGACCGTTACTTCCGTGTTCCCGGAACAAAAGTTCAGGGCAGCGGACTCGGTTTGTCTATTTCGAGAGACTTTGTGGAAGCGCATGGCGGTACGCTGACAGTAGAAAGTGAACTGGGAAAAGGAAGTCGGTTTGTGATGCGACTGAAAGCATAA
- a CDS encoding sensor protein KdpD has product MDREQSVQHFLDLIKKSHRGKFKIYIGMIAGVGKSYRMLQEAHELLENGVDVQIGYIETHGRAGTEALMQGLPVIPRRKIFYKGKELEEMDVDAIIRLHPEIVIVDELAHTNVEGSLNEKRWQDVMTLLDEGINVISAINIQHIESVNEEVQEITGIEVKERVPDSVLQEADEVVNIDLTAEELISRLKAGKIYRPEKIQTALDNFFRTENILQLRELALKEVALRVEKKVENEVVMGVSVGIRHEKFMACISSHEKTPRRIIRKAARLATRYNTTFVALYVQTPRESMDRIDLASQRYLLNHFKLVAELGGEVIQVQSKDILGSIVKVCRDKQISSVCMGTPNLRFPHAICSILGYRKFLNNLSQANVDLIILA; this is encoded by the coding sequence AAGTCTCATCGAGGCAAGTTTAAAATCTATATCGGCATGATAGCCGGTGTAGGGAAGTCTTACCGTATGCTTCAGGAGGCTCATGAACTGCTGGAGAATGGGGTGGATGTACAAATCGGCTATATTGAAACTCACGGACGTGCCGGAACGGAGGCTCTGATGCAGGGACTGCCTGTGATCCCCCGACGTAAAATTTTCTATAAAGGAAAAGAGTTGGAGGAAATGGATGTGGACGCCATTATCCGCCTTCATCCCGAGATTGTGATTGTGGACGAACTGGCACACACCAATGTGGAAGGCAGTTTGAACGAGAAACGTTGGCAGGATGTGATGACTCTGTTGGATGAGGGGATTAATGTGATTTCCGCAATCAATATCCAGCATATCGAGAGTGTGAATGAAGAAGTGCAGGAGATTACAGGGATCGAGGTGAAAGAACGGGTGCCGGACAGTGTGCTTCAGGAAGCGGATGAAGTGGTGAATATCGACTTGACAGCGGAAGAACTGATCTCGCGTCTGAAAGCAGGAAAGATATACCGTCCGGAAAAGATTCAGACAGCACTGGATAATTTCTTCCGGACCGAGAATATCCTTCAACTGCGGGAACTGGCTCTGAAGGAAGTGGCGCTCCGGGTGGAGAAGAAGGTGGAGAATGAGGTTGTGATGGGTGTTTCGGTCGGAATCAGGCATGAGAAGTTCATGGCTTGTATCAGTAGTCATGAGAAAACACCCAGGAGGATTATCCGGAAGGCGGCACGTCTGGCAACACGATATAATACAACTTTTGTTGCTCTCTATGTGCAGACTCCGAGGGAGAGTATGGACCGGATTGATCTGGCCAGTCAGCGTTATTTGCTGAATCATTTTAAGCTGGTAGCAGAACTGGGCGGAGAGGTCATCCAGGTGCAGTCGAAGGATATTCTGGGGAGTATTGTCAAAGTTTGTCGGGACAAGCAAATATCTTCTGTCTGCATGGGAACTCCTAATCTGAGATTTCCTCATGCCATTTGCTCCATACTCGGATATCGAAAGTTTTTGAATAATTTGTCACAAGCTAATGTAGATTTGATTATACTTGCATAA